The sequence AAAAAATATATGATAGAAACGAGCCGCTGGACTGTCGCGTGTATGCACGTGCGGCCATCAACCTGGTTGGAATCGATGTGGACAAGCTTGCTGATTCCGGAAAGAGTTATACCAGGAACCCGGCGAAGAAACAGCCTATCCGGAGAGGTTTCGTTGTAAACCAAGGAGTGAAACTATGATGGGTTTCCATGTGACCTGCAATGTCGATAAACTGCTGAAGGGCGTGCGCGACGTGCGCGAAAAACAACTGCCGTATGCCATGAAGGAGGCGGTTAACGCCAATGCGTTCCGGGCTCGCCGAGCTCTCATCAAGGATTATCCGCGTAAGTTTACTATGCGTTCGAAAGGATTGCCAAACCTGATCCGTATCGACAAGGCTGACAAGAAGGTGCCTGCGGCCCGCATTTTCCTGGACAAGTTGTTTATGGCCCGCCAGGAATACGGTGGGGAAAAGGTCGCAAAGCCTGGAAAGGGTGTGGCCGTGCCTCGTCCTGGCGTTACCGAGAAGGGTGGGTTGACGTCAAAGGGCTCTGTCAAACCGGGTTATTACGTTTCGGCATTGCTTGCAGATGCGGAAAAGAGCAAGCGCCGTTCCAGGGTACGAAACGGTCGTAAGTACGGTGAAAACAGGCCGTCGGCACGTAAAAGTTCAAAGTATCATCCGTTCGAGATGGAACGCTCGGATGGCGTGCGTTTTATTGCCCGTCACATCGCTGGGTCCCGGAAGTTGGAATGGTTGTATGCCTTGTACCCGAAGGTGGTTGTGCCGGCAAGATGGGGATGGCAGAAAATCGTAAAGTTCTTTTACGAAAAGTACATCAAGTCTGACTTTGAGGCTGCTTATCGGAAGGCTCTGGAGAGCGCGAAGTAGAGGACGTTGTTTCTGACATTGTTGCTACGCAAAAAGCGGATACAATGTAGACGAAAATCGTAACTATAATTGGCTCTATTCCAGATTCGTGCAGAATGTTTATTCCATCAATTTCAATCTGAGAGCAAAAATGGTGGCCTAGTGCATAAAATCCCCAATAAAGGCAAGCGTAAACTACATGCCTTATAAGTTTTGTTGAGGATTTGTTCTGCTTCTCCATACCCATAATATAACCAAAATTAACCAAAAAGGCAAACAAAAAGTTAATCCAAGTTAAAACAATGGTTAAGCTGTTGACGGCCCAAAATTATTGTGTTACCAAAAACGCCGTTAGCTATTGCATTAAGGCTATTTTGGTGCTATGGCTCAACTATATCCTGTCGAACTCTGTGAAAGCATGGTCGCCAAATCTAGGGCGGCACTCGAAAAGGCTTTGGAGGCCCAGAGTTATTCTATCGGTGGCCGGTCCTTGAACCGCGCGTCGGTAGATAGTTGTCAGAAACAGTTGGACTTGTGGTTGGGGCGTCTCGCCACGGCGAAAGGGTTGCGCCGTGGCAAGGCGTTCTGTGTCGCGTCGATTCCGCATTAGGGTCTATGGCAAAGAATCTTGTAGGTGCTCATGGAATTGCATGGAAAGGGGCTTCGGTCGTAACGGAAGCGCTCCGCGCATTCTATGCGCCGCACGGTTCTGCCGACCGCGATATTGCGGGCGACCTCGATGTTCTGCGTCGCCGCAGCCGTCAGCTCTTCCAGAATAACACGTTCAGCCGTGCGATGATTTCGAGTTTCGACACGAATGTTGTCGGGACCGGAATAAAGGCGCGCCCGAACCTGATGCTGTCCGAAATGCTCGGGCTCACAAGTGAAGAAGCGGAAAAGTGGGCGAACAAGACGAAGGTCCTATTCAACCTCTGGGCGACCGACAAGAAGTGCGATGCCGAAAAGACGAACAACTTTTTCCAGTTGCAGGACCTCGCGCTGAAAACGGCGCTGCTGGGTGGCGACTGCTTCGCGCTTTCTTGCTTCGACAAGAATTTTGCTCCATACGGAATGAACGTCAAGCTGCTCGAAGGCGAACGCGTCCAGAACCCGCTCGGGCAGATGAATTCCGATGCGCTTGCCGAAGGCATCGAGGTCGACAAGAATCACGCTCCGCTGGCTTATTACTTTACGCAGAAGCCCGTATGGAGTTTTGATGACTATACCGATTTTATAGACTCCGTAAGGGTTCCTGCGTTCGATGCGTTTGGCAATCCGAACGTAGTCCACGTCTTTACAGCGGACCGCACGGACCAGCGTCGCGGCGTTCCGCTTCTCGCTCCGGTCATTTGCCAGTTGAAGCAGCAAGAGCGTTACCAGGATGCCGAACTCATGGCGGCTGTAATCAGCGCGTGTTTTACGGCGGTTCTCGAAAACAATATCCCAGACGAGGCCGAAGAACTTTACGGCAACATGCCCGAAGAAGAACGCGTCGACAAGACTGACAGTTACGGCAACGCCATTCCTGGCGGTGCGCACCCGTCGCTCGAAATGAAGCCGGGTGCCGTGTGGTCGCTTGCGCAGGGGCAGAAAATCAGCAGCCTTAATCCGCAGCGTCCGAATGTGAACTACCAGCCGTTTGTCGAGAGCATCTTCGCCGAGGCTGCGGCCTCTTGTGGCGTGAGTTTCGAGGTCGTGCTCCGTAAGTTCAATAACAGTTACAACGCCGTTCGTGCTGCTTTGCTCGAAAGCCAGAAGACTTTCAAGAAAATGTGCATGAACTTTGTGGCGGATTTCTGCAAGCCGATTTACGAGAAGTGGCTTGCAAACGCAGTGCTCCTGGGAATTATTGATGCTCCGGGTTTCTTTGACGATCCGATCAAGAGAAAACTTTGGAGCCAGTGCCTTTGGGTTGGCGATGCCGCCTTCTTGCTTGACCCGCAGAAGGAAACTGCCGCCATCAAGATGCAGATTGACGAGCAGTTGATTTCGAGAGACACGGCTTGCGCCATGATCAACGGCGGCGACTACAGGACGGTTGCCGAAGGCCATGCGAACGAACTTGCACTACGCAAGGAACTCGGTATCGGTGAACCTGGTTCTGTATCCAAGACAGAGAATTTCAGCGTGACGAGCGACGACCCTGAACAGTCCGCTCTGCAGTAGGTAGAAAATGAAGAAGAGTATGTTGAACAGAATCTTGAGCACTCGTCTTGCTATCCGCAAGGAAGATGCCGATGTCGTCGCGTCCACGAACCTGAAGGTCGTGGATGACGAAGGGCACTGGAAGGGTGCTACGAAGCCCGATGGCGAACTCGACCTGGTGAACAATATCACCCGTCGCGATGACGGCATTGCGGTCATTCACGTGGACGGTGCGCTGTCTTACCGTAGCAACTGGCTTTCTTATTACTTCGATGAGGATACCTACAACAGCATCGAGGCAGCTTTCGAGGAATGCCTTGCCGACGAATCGGTGAAGGGAATTCTCTTCGATATCAACAGCCCCGGCGGCGAAGTGAGCGGGTGTTCTGACCTTTCCGACAAGATTTTCAATGCGCGTGGCTCGAAGCCCTACGGCATTGTCGCCCGCACCGGCGGGATGATGTGTTCTGCCGCATACTGGCTCGGTTCCAGTTGCGAAAAGGTGTTTACGGCGAGCAACGGGACGCTTGGTTCTATTGGCGTCCTTTGCGCGTTCACGAATTTCAGCAAGTCCATCGTCGAGACGACCGTGGTTGTCTCTGATTTGAGCCCGAACAAGGCCCCGGACCCGGGCGACCCGGAAGGACTGAAACTGATTAAGGAAGAATTGAACTCTCTTGCCGAAGTTTTCATCGACGCCGTTGCCCGTAACCGTGGCACGACTGCTGAAGATGTGAAGAAGAACTTTGGCCAGGGAGGCGTGTTTATTGGCGACAAGGCTGTCGCAGCAAAACTTGCGGACGGCGTTATGTCCCTTGATGACGTCTGTGAAGAAATGAAACGACAAGGGATCAGTAATGGAGGTGCCTTTATGGCAACTAACGTTAAAGGAGCCGAGGCTGCAAAGCCCGAGGCTGTGGATATGGAAGCCGTCAAGGCCAAGGCTGTCGCCGATTACAAGGCCCGTGTCGCTTCCATCGAAGATGTCTTTGCTGGTCTCGAAATTACCGGCGAAGAAAAGGCGGGATTCGTCGATGGCGAAAAGACTGTCGCCGAAGCGACCACTTTCGCTCTCGCGAAGGCCAAGGAAAAAATCAAGGCCCAGGCCGAAGACCTTGTGAAGGCTCGTGCCGAACTTGACGAAGCCAAGAAAAAGCCTGCCGGAGCAAGCGAAAGGGAGCGCGCTATCGAAGCGCTTGAAAAGAGCAATGCTGCGCAGAACTCTGTTCACGGCGGTTCCGATGTGACGGCTTCCGACGAAACCAAGAAGCATTCCGAATGGGCTGCTGAAGTAAGCAACGAATTTTTCAAAAAGGGGTAAGACATGTCTGAACTCAAATTCGACAATGATATCGCTGGTGAATTCCCGATCCAGCGCGAAACTGTAAAAATCGGGAAGAACCAGAACCTCAAGCGCGGAACCATCCTTGTCGAACACATTGAGAGCGATGGTGCAAAGGCAAAGTATTCCTTCGCCCTGTCTGCTTACACTGCCGCCGCCGACAAGACCGTGACTCTCGCGATCGGCTCTGCAAGTTACGTCGCCAACGTTGGTTCCAGCGATACTACTATCGCCGCCGTGCTTGGCAAGGTCGTGACCGCTGCAGCCGCAGACACGAAGTTCACCGTGACTGCCGACACTACGAACGGCAAGTTGGTTCTCGAAGCCAAGGCTGTTGGTACCGATTCCACCACCATCACGCTCGAAACGACTGCGACCCTCACCATCGGCAATAAGTCCGAAGATGTCAAGGGTGCAGACGCCGTCGAAGGTGGCTTCTTCCCGATTGCCGACGCAACCGAGGAACCTGTCGGCTACCTTCTCAAGGACATCAAGACCGCTGCTGATGAAGCGGGCTATGCCGATATGGCACGCACCGGCTGCTTTGCCGATGCCGCCGCCATCATCGACGAAAACATCGATGCAAAAACCGTCAAGGACAAGCTTGCCGCACGTTGCCTTTTCTTCAAGGGCGTGGCCGCTGTCAAGGAATAACCAAAAGGAGTGTAAACAATGCCTGAAGCAATTACTCTCGAAGATCGCCACGAGCTCACGAAGCTCCTTGGCGAAAATTTCAAACCCTCGCAGTTCTTCCGCAAGATGTGCGCGACGGACCTGCACAAGACCAAGAATCTCATCCTCCAGCAGGAAAAGCAGACGCGCCTTATCGCTCCGTATGTCTCCGATGACGACGAAGATGGCAAGGTGATTGGCCGCGACGGCTACGAACGCCTTGTCGTGACTGTGCCGACGCTGCACCCGAAGCGCAACCTGACTCGCCGCGATGTCGAAGTCGCTGCAAACGCCGAAATGGTGTTCACCTACGACAACGGCGGTTCTTCTGCCGAGAAGATCCAGTTCCAGAAGCTGATGAAGGATGCTCTTGACCTTCGCCAGTCCATCGAACGCCGCGAAGAGCAGCAGATTATCGAAGCCATGACTACCGGCAAGGTGGAAGTGATTTTCGATGCTGGCAAGCGCACTATCAACTTGAACATCCCTGCAGGCAACTTGACCGCTGCCGCTGCCGGTGACAAGTTTGATGCCGAAAACTCCAACCCGATTACCTACCTCCTTGCGCAGAAGCGTCTTCTCGCCAAGAACGGTGGCGGTCGCGGTTTCCTTTGTGTCATGGGCTCCGATGCCTATGAAGCCTTCATTCAGAACAAGGCCGTGAAGGAATACATGGACAATCGCCGCATGAACTTCGGCGAAATCGAACCGGGCGAGATGGACACCGACTACGTGACTCGCATGGCTCACATCCTCGGCATGGACATCGTCACCTATGACGATTTCTTCTACTCCGAATCGGAGAAGAAGGATATCGAGATGTATCCGAAGGACAAGATCACCCTTATCGGTGCCGGCGCTGGCTTCAAAATGCACTACGGTGCAATCGCCGATGGTACCGACGGCTCGCTGAACGTGTGCCAGGCCTACGCCTACACCTGGATCAAGGACGGCAAGTCCAAGATTATCGAGGAAGAATCCTGCCCGCTGTTCGTCCCGAACGTCGGTGGCGGCATCATTTCCCGTAAGGTGGTGTAAGAGGTTGTCGTGAGCTTTAAGTCGCAAATGGTGGATGACTTGCAGACGGTCTTCCTGAATACGGATGACTTCGGCGAGACTGTTACGCTTGAGCGTAACGGTTCCACCTATGCGATGAAGGGGCTCTATGACGAACTCCCGCTGAATGGCGAGGGGTTGGGTGGAAACGTCGATGCGATTTCGCACAATCCCCGCCTTTTTGTTTCTGCCTCCGATTTGCCTGGAGGTGCGCCCCGTAAAGGCGATGTGTTTGTATTGAGTGCGAACGAATTTCATTCTGAACGCAGAATCGTGGCTAAGGATTTCGAGTTTCCCAAAGATGGTGTTGTTGTCTATTACCTGAAGGACCGTGCATGAGTTTGACTCTTTCGACAATCAAGGAATTGCGCCATGCAGTCGTAAATGCTCTTGTTGCTGCCAATATCGAAGGCATTGGCGAGAATGTGTACGAAGCCAGGCGCGAGAACCTTTGGCCTGAAGAAGGCCTTGTTGCGGTCGTCTACACGGACTCCATCAGGTTCGAGGACAAGCGAACCAGCCCGAAAGAGTATGTTGTGTCTGTTAACGTTGTGGTAGATGTGATTTGCCAGAGCGAAGGCGATAATGTCAACGATACTCTTGACGATGCTTCCGTCGCGGTAATTACGGCTTTGCAGCCGCCAATGCCTGCAGGCGGTTTCTTTGGCGGGCTTACGAAACGCTTTGTCGTGACGGGTGTCGAGAACAACCTTTCTGAGCAGGGTGAAATGAGCCGAGGCTTGCAGCGGATAACGTTCGAGACGATGTTCGGCGTCCCGCTGCCTGTCGGTGGCCCTGTAAATGATTTCTTGCGTGCAAAGACTACTATCCGGGCTGGTGATAGCGAAGACTTGAAACAGGAATTTGTAACCAATGTGAGGCCGAGTAATGCCTAGAAAAATTTTCTTGAAGCCCGCTGAAGGGGTTACGGTGTTTTTGCCGACCCGTGGGCGCAATATTTTCCCGGAAGGAGAAATGGTCGTGGTTGACTCCTTCGTGGAACGCTGTATGTCCGAGGGGGCGCTTGTTGCGGTTTCTGAAGGCAGGCAGCAGTCGAAAATGAATACCGCGAAAACAAACAGCAAGGAGGAACGGTAATGACTATCCCGTTCAATGAAATCCCGGCGGGCAACCTTGTTCCGATTTTTGCCGTGGAAATCAACAACGAACGTGCATCGAAACCTGGCCCGATGCCGTGGAAAAACCTTTTGATCGGCCAGGCGGTCGGGGCGATTGACGGAAGCACTCCGGATGCCGAAAAGAAGTGGCGTCCTAGTGCCGACAATACCGGCAAGCTCGTTCGCATTATGGAAGGCGACCAGGCTGACTCCTTGTTTGGCAGGGGTTCGCAGATTGCCCTCATGGCGAAGAACTTCCTCAAGAATGCTCCCTACATGGAACTTTACTGCCTTGCGCTTGCAGATGCTCCTGCAGGTTCCGGACAGTCCGCAGATGCCGGCAAGGCGACTAAGACTCTCACGTTTGCTGGGCCTGCCACTGAAAGCGGTTCTCTTAACCTCAATATCGCCGGTCAGGCGGTTACCGTTACAGTGATTGACACCGACAATGCTGCCACTATCGCTGGCAACGTGAAGGCGAAGATTGATTCCCTGGTCGACTTGCCTGTGGTTGCAACTGTTGCGTCCAACGTGGTCACGCTTACCGCGAAAAACAAGGGTGCTGCCGGAAATGACCTTGCGGTTTTCCTGAATTTGAACGAGGGCGAAAAGACTCCGGCTGGCGTTTCGATTAGCGAATTTGCGAGCACCGATGTCATTAAACTCGCGGATGGTTCGGGCGATACCGAATTCACTGCAGAGAATGTCGGCAACCTTATCGAAGGCACCTGGTTCAACGCAATTGCAATCAACCAGGGCGACAACACCAACACTGGCAACGTGGCCTACATCAAGGAAAAGCTCGATGAACGCTGGACTGCCATGAAGCAGCAGACGGGCGTCCTGTTCTACTGCGTTGGTGGCGACATGACCGCCGAAATCACTGCGGGCAATGCCCGTAATTCCCATGTACTCTGCCTGCCTGGCCTCCCGGATTCCCCGACTGCTCCGTGCAATATTGCGGCTGCCGTGATGGGTGCCTGCGCCGCGTCCGCTCTTAATGACCCGGCCTTGCCTCTCTCGAATGTCGCGGTGAAGGGCGTTGTTGCTCCCAAGCGTGC comes from Fibrobacter sp. UWP2 and encodes:
- a CDS encoding major capsid protein, with the protein product MPEAITLEDRHELTKLLGENFKPSQFFRKMCATDLHKTKNLILQQEKQTRLIAPYVSDDDEDGKVIGRDGYERLVVTVPTLHPKRNLTRRDVEVAANAEMVFTYDNGGSSAEKIQFQKLMKDALDLRQSIERREEQQIIEAMTTGKVEVIFDAGKRTINLNIPAGNLTAAAAGDKFDAENSNPITYLLAQKRLLAKNGGGRGFLCVMGSDAYEAFIQNKAVKEYMDNRRMNFGEIEPGEMDTDYVTRMAHILGMDIVTYDDFFYSESEKKDIEMYPKDKITLIGAGAGFKMHYGAIADGTDGSLNVCQAYAYTWIKDGKSKIIEEESCPLFVPNVGGGIISRKVV
- a CDS encoding phage portal protein, translating into MAKNLVGAHGIAWKGASVVTEALRAFYAPHGSADRDIAGDLDVLRRRSRQLFQNNTFSRAMISSFDTNVVGTGIKARPNLMLSEMLGLTSEEAEKWANKTKVLFNLWATDKKCDAEKTNNFFQLQDLALKTALLGGDCFALSCFDKNFAPYGMNVKLLEGERVQNPLGQMNSDALAEGIEVDKNHAPLAYYFTQKPVWSFDDYTDFIDSVRVPAFDAFGNPNVVHVFTADRTDQRRGVPLLAPVICQLKQQERYQDAELMAAVISACFTAVLENNIPDEAEELYGNMPEEERVDKTDSYGNAIPGGAHPSLEMKPGAVWSLAQGQKISSLNPQRPNVNYQPFVESIFAEAAASCGVSFEVVLRKFNNSYNAVRAALLESQKTFKKMCMNFVADFCKPIYEKWLANAVLLGIIDAPGFFDDPIKRKLWSQCLWVGDAAFLLDPQKETAAIKMQIDEQLISRDTACAMINGGDYRTVAEGHANELALRKELGIGEPGSVSKTENFSVTSDDPEQSALQ
- a CDS encoding S49 family peptidase is translated as MKKSMLNRILSTRLAIRKEDADVVASTNLKVVDDEGHWKGATKPDGELDLVNNITRRDDGIAVIHVDGALSYRSNWLSYYFDEDTYNSIEAAFEECLADESVKGILFDINSPGGEVSGCSDLSDKIFNARGSKPYGIVARTGGMMCSAAYWLGSSCEKVFTASNGTLGSIGVLCAFTNFSKSIVETTVVVSDLSPNKAPDPGDPEGLKLIKEELNSLAEVFIDAVARNRGTTAEDVKKNFGQGGVFIGDKAVAAKLADGVMSLDDVCEEMKRQGISNGGAFMATNVKGAEAAKPEAVDMEAVKAKAVADYKARVASIEDVFAGLEITGEEKAGFVDGEKTVAEATTFALAKAKEKIKAQAEDLVKARAELDEAKKKPAGASERERAIEALEKSNAAQNSVHGGSDVTASDETKKHSEWAAEVSNEFFKKG
- a CDS encoding phage tail sheath C-terminal domain-containing protein, with the protein product MTIPFNEIPAGNLVPIFAVEINNERASKPGPMPWKNLLIGQAVGAIDGSTPDAEKKWRPSADNTGKLVRIMEGDQADSLFGRGSQIALMAKNFLKNAPYMELYCLALADAPAGSGQSADAGKATKTLTFAGPATESGSLNLNIAGQAVTVTVIDTDNAATIAGNVKAKIDSLVDLPVVATVASNVVTLTAKNKGAAGNDLAVFLNLNEGEKTPAGVSISEFASTDVIKLADGSGDTEFTAENVGNLIEGTWFNAIAINQGDNTNTGNVAYIKEKLDERWTAMKQQTGVLFYCVGGDMTAEITAGNARNSHVLCLPGLPDSPTAPCNIAAAVMGACAASALNDPALPLSNVAVKGVVAPKRAKRLGVTSRNAILEAGVAALFVGDDGTVYLNRTVTTYKYKANGASDISYRQLETVLTLSFLRWDWNNYLSGKYPRAKLAADGDEFGPGQIVMTPKKGMSELLTRYQDWMKMGLVQNFDLFKQNVVVELDPNDPNALLFLAPANLIKQFFISKTLLQFE